The following proteins are encoded in a genomic region of Arachis ipaensis cultivar K30076 chromosome B02, Araip1.1, whole genome shotgun sequence:
- the LOC107626504 gene encoding uncharacterized protein LOC107626504, with amino-acid sequence MGKTGKWLRNLLTGKRDKEKYREKCATISPIVLSNGTENPITPNSTTPKEKRRWSFRRSSATATASKELNFAEASATDAQNEQKKHATAVVAATAAAAMICLTSSSNERTGSIEEAAAIKIQSVFRSYLARKALCALRGIVKLQALVRGYLVRKQARDTLRCMQALVIAQARAHASRLRMESQGKRKTLLEDNVFRHMYNGHERGMEENIKIVQMDVCDSRGRNSTSNHGYGHRYSTYYSPNGYVYSYLKEGGSNKASPAPSAMTEFSPRACSGHFEDCGAFNTAQSSPHYYSAVSREEDLNLPFAFPEPNYAADSMSYDYQFFPNYMANTESSRAKARSHSAPRQRPDSFERQPSRRRASVEGRSVPRPMRMQRSSSHVGLTAQNYQYPWSMKLDRSTVSLKDSECGSTTSVLTNSNYCRSPAAYNPRGHRY; translated from the exons ATGGGGAAGACAGGGAAATGGCTTAGAAACTTATTGACAGGGAAGAGAGATAAAGAAAAATACAGGGAAAAATGTGCAACCATTAGCCCAATTGTTCTGTCAAATGGTACAGAAAATCCAATCACTCCAAACTCAACAACACCAAAGGAGAAAAGAAGGTGGAGTTTCAGGAGATCATCAGCCACAGCTACAGCTTCCAAGGAACTGAATTTTGCAGAAGCAAGTGCCACAGATGCTCAGAATGAGCAGAAGAAGCATGCTACGGCAGTGGTTGCCGCCACAGCTGCTGCCGCCATGATCTGCTTGACTTCCAGTTCTAATGAAAGAACTGGAAGCATTGAAGAAGCTGCTGCCATTAAAATTCAATCTGTGTTCAGGTCCTACTTG GCAAGAAAAGCATTGTGTGCTCTTAGAGGGATAGTGAAGTTGCAGGCACTGGTAAGGGGTTACTTGGTGAGAAAACAGGCCAGAGATACATTAAGGTGCATGCAGGCTTTGGTCATAGCCCAAGCCAGAGCTCATGCTTCAAGGCTTCGAATGGAATCACAAGGGAAGCGAAAAACCTTATTAGAGGATAATGTGTTCAGGCATATGTATAAT GGACATGAGAGAGGCATGGAAGAGAACAtcaagattgtgcagatggatgTTTGTGATTCAAGAGGAAGAAACAGCACATCAAATCACGGATACGGCCATAGATATTCAACATATTATTCACCAAATGGTTATGTTTATTCATACTTAAAAGAAGGAGGCAGCAACAAGGCATCACCAGCACCTTCAGCAATGACAGAGTTCAGTCCAAGAGCATGCAGTGGCCACTTTGAGGATTGTGGAGCCTTCAACACAGCACAAAGCAGCCCTCATTACTACTCAGCAGTTTCAAGAGAGGAGGATTTGAATCTTCCTTTTGCTTTTCCTGAACCAAACTATGCAGCAGACTCCATGTCCTATGACTACCAATTTTTCCCAAATTACATGGCTAACACTGAATCATCAAGGGCCAAAGCCAGATCACACAGTGCACCAAGGCAAAGGCCAGATTCATTCGAGAGGCAGCCAAGCCGGCGAAGAGCTTCGGTGGAGGGAAGAAGTGTCCCGAGGCCAATGAGAATGCAGAGGTCATCTTCACATGTTGGTCTCACGGCACAAAACTACCAATATCCTTGGTCAATGAAGCTTGACAGGTCAACTGTTTCCCTCAAAGACAGCGAGTGTGGCTCTACAACTTCAGTGCTCACAAACTCCAATTACTGCAGATCTCCTGCTGCATATAAT CCTCGTGGACATAGGTACTGA
- the LOC107626502 gene encoding interactor of constitutive active ROPs 2, chloroplastic isoform X1 produces MQTTKARASTSEMPRRKSPATPRAGRQSRAPGSDSDSASSSPNPLSKTPKDKIPKVVEHKSPRSPLSEKKRPTRVQELESQLAQLQEDHKRAKDQLNSSESWKRKAQQEAEEAKKQLVAMTKELEESQHQLLELSASEEERIQELRKISQDRDRAWQSELEAVQKQHAMDSSALVSAMNEIQKLKMQLERARESEASQANNAETAHGEIQELRMELDETLSFVEKLKNEVNDCKESESQALEIVGKTQMQLEAANRTVETLQLEAMKASEAYKAMALELEQSRAQVKALEEHVNKLQADLACGAKKDTSGPTNEPGTELENVENEDIKQLKAELISVKSEAAKLKSALDVAEARYQEEYIQSTLQIRSTYEQLEHTKSESCKRQAELCEELKIAKADMEELRTSLMEKETRLQGVSEENEGLKSKMKLSQPSERESELVGQLRKLEVNVAELKETLMDRETELQNITEENSSLKMEIERRESEKNKITDEAVASAEAARAAEREALMKLGSITEEADKSNHRAARVTQQLDAAQTANSELEAELRRLKVQSDQWRKAAEAAATILSAGNNGKVVERTGSLDNNFNSITGKMTSPYSEDTDDDSPKKKNTNMLKKIGVLWKKNH; encoded by the exons ATGCAGACAACAAAAGCAAG AGCTAGCACTTCAGAAATGCCCCGAAGGAAATCTCCTGCAACTCCTCGTGCTGGTCGACAATCCAGGGCACCAGGCTCTGATTCAGACTCTGCCTCCTCATCTCCGAACCCATTGAGTAAGACTCCAAAGGATAAAATCCCAAAGGTTGTTGAACACAAGTCACCACGAAGTCCATTGTCTGAG AAGAAGAGGCCGACTAGGGTCCAGGAATTGGAGTCTCAACTTGCTCAACTTCAGGAGGATCACAAGAGAGCTAAGGATCAACTTAACTCCTCTGAGTCATGGAAAAGAAAGGCTCAGCAAGAGGCCGAAGAGGCGAAAAAGCAGCTTGTAGCAATGACAAAAGAGCTGGAGGAGTCCCAGCATCAGCTTTTGGAACTATCTGCTTCTGAAGAAGAACGGATTCAAGAGCTCCGTAAAATCTCTCAAGACCGCGACCGAGCATGGCAGTCTGAACTAGAGGCTGTTCAAAAGCAGCATGCAATGGATTCATCTGCTCTGGTATCTGCCATGAATGAAATCCAGAAGCTGAAAATGCAACTCGAAAGAGCACGCGAATCTGAAGCTTCTCAGGCAAACAATGCAGAAACAGCTCATGGTGAGATACAGGAGCTGAGAATGGAGCTCGACGAAACACTCTCTTTTGTGGAAAAGCTGAAAAATGAAGTAAACGATTGCAAAGAATCTGAGTCCCAGGCGTTGGAAATAGTTGGCAAAACTCAAATGCAGTTAGAAGCAGCAAATAGGACTGTGGAAACACTCCAGTTAGAAGCTATGAAAGCCTCAGAAGCTTATAAAGCCATGGCTTTGGAGTTGGAGCAGTCAAGAGCTCAAGTTAAAGCATTGGAGGAACATGTGAACAAGCTCCAGGCTGATTTGGCTTGTGGTGCTAAGAAAGATACATCAGGCCCAACCAATGAACCTGGAACTGAATTAGAAAATGTAGAAAATGAGGACATAAAGCAGCTCAAAGCAGAGCTTATCTCCGTGAAATCTGAAGCAGCAAAATTGAAATCTGCATTGGATGTTGCTGAGGCACGGTACCAAGAAGAATATATCCAGAGCACATTGCAGATTCGAAGTACTTATGAACAGCTGGAGCATACAAAATCGGAGTCATGTAAGCGACAAGCTGAATTATGCGAGGAACTGAAAATAGCTAAAGCTGACATGGAAGAGCTTAGGACGAGCCTGATGGAGAAGGAAACGAGGTTGCAGGGTGTGTCGGAGGAGAATGAGGGGCTCAAGTCAAAGATGAAGCTGAGCCAGCCTAGTGAAAGAGAATCTGAACTCGTGGGGCAGCTCAGAAAATTGGAAGTTAATGTAGCTGAGTTGAAGGAAACATTAATGGATAGAGAGACCGAACTGCAGAATATAACCGAGGAGAACAGCTCGCTCAAAATGGAGATAGAGAGGCGGGAATCAGAGAAGAACAAGATTACTGATGAGGCTGTTGCTTCGGCAGAAGCAGCAAGAGCTGCAGAGCGAGAGGCACTGATGAAACTCGGTTCCATAACAGAAGAAGCGGATAAAAGCAACCATAGAGCAGCTCGGGTAACCCAGCAATTAGATGCTGCACAGACTGCAAATTCTGAGTTAGAGGCCGAGTTAAGGAGACTGAAAGTGCAGTCGGATCAGTGGAGAAAGGCTGCCGAAGCAGCTGCCACCATACTATCTGCTGGAAACAATGGAAAGGTTGTGGAGAGAACCGGTTCACTTGATAATAATTTCAATTCTATCACTGGCAAGATGACTTCTCCTTATTCAGAAGACACAGATGATGACTCGCCCAAGAAGAAAAACACAAACATGTTGAAGAAGATTGGAGTTTTGTGGAAGAAGAATCATTGA
- the LOC107628633 gene encoding uncharacterized protein LOC107628633, whose product MAYMVGLRCVFTTCFFLSLILAPLPRFSSSTVVENKKESSEVYEIDYRGPETHSSVPPPHRFPRHPKTSLIIHTQKKG is encoded by the exons ATGGCGTATATGGTTGGCCTTAGGTGTGTCTTCACCACctgcttctttctctctctcatcctTGCTCCCCTCCCTCGTTTTTCATCATCAACGG TAGTGGAAAACAAAAAAGAATCATCAGAGGTATATGAGATAGATTATAGAGGTCCTGAGACTCACTCATCTGTTCCTCCTCCTCATCGCTTCCCTCGCCATCCTAAAACTTCACTTATTATTCACACTCAGAAAAAAG GTTGA
- the LOC107626502 gene encoding interactor of constitutive active ROPs 2, chloroplastic isoform X2, protein MPRRKSPATPRAGRQSRAPGSDSDSASSSPNPLSKTPKDKIPKVVEHKSPRSPLSEKKRPTRVQELESQLAQLQEDHKRAKDQLNSSESWKRKAQQEAEEAKKQLVAMTKELEESQHQLLELSASEEERIQELRKISQDRDRAWQSELEAVQKQHAMDSSALVSAMNEIQKLKMQLERARESEASQANNAETAHGEIQELRMELDETLSFVEKLKNEVNDCKESESQALEIVGKTQMQLEAANRTVETLQLEAMKASEAYKAMALELEQSRAQVKALEEHVNKLQADLACGAKKDTSGPTNEPGTELENVENEDIKQLKAELISVKSEAAKLKSALDVAEARYQEEYIQSTLQIRSTYEQLEHTKSESCKRQAELCEELKIAKADMEELRTSLMEKETRLQGVSEENEGLKSKMKLSQPSERESELVGQLRKLEVNVAELKETLMDRETELQNITEENSSLKMEIERRESEKNKITDEAVASAEAARAAEREALMKLGSITEEADKSNHRAARVTQQLDAAQTANSELEAELRRLKVQSDQWRKAAEAAATILSAGNNGKVVERTGSLDNNFNSITGKMTSPYSEDTDDDSPKKKNTNMLKKIGVLWKKNH, encoded by the exons ATGCCCCGAAGGAAATCTCCTGCAACTCCTCGTGCTGGTCGACAATCCAGGGCACCAGGCTCTGATTCAGACTCTGCCTCCTCATCTCCGAACCCATTGAGTAAGACTCCAAAGGATAAAATCCCAAAGGTTGTTGAACACAAGTCACCACGAAGTCCATTGTCTGAG AAGAAGAGGCCGACTAGGGTCCAGGAATTGGAGTCTCAACTTGCTCAACTTCAGGAGGATCACAAGAGAGCTAAGGATCAACTTAACTCCTCTGAGTCATGGAAAAGAAAGGCTCAGCAAGAGGCCGAAGAGGCGAAAAAGCAGCTTGTAGCAATGACAAAAGAGCTGGAGGAGTCCCAGCATCAGCTTTTGGAACTATCTGCTTCTGAAGAAGAACGGATTCAAGAGCTCCGTAAAATCTCTCAAGACCGCGACCGAGCATGGCAGTCTGAACTAGAGGCTGTTCAAAAGCAGCATGCAATGGATTCATCTGCTCTGGTATCTGCCATGAATGAAATCCAGAAGCTGAAAATGCAACTCGAAAGAGCACGCGAATCTGAAGCTTCTCAGGCAAACAATGCAGAAACAGCTCATGGTGAGATACAGGAGCTGAGAATGGAGCTCGACGAAACACTCTCTTTTGTGGAAAAGCTGAAAAATGAAGTAAACGATTGCAAAGAATCTGAGTCCCAGGCGTTGGAAATAGTTGGCAAAACTCAAATGCAGTTAGAAGCAGCAAATAGGACTGTGGAAACACTCCAGTTAGAAGCTATGAAAGCCTCAGAAGCTTATAAAGCCATGGCTTTGGAGTTGGAGCAGTCAAGAGCTCAAGTTAAAGCATTGGAGGAACATGTGAACAAGCTCCAGGCTGATTTGGCTTGTGGTGCTAAGAAAGATACATCAGGCCCAACCAATGAACCTGGAACTGAATTAGAAAATGTAGAAAATGAGGACATAAAGCAGCTCAAAGCAGAGCTTATCTCCGTGAAATCTGAAGCAGCAAAATTGAAATCTGCATTGGATGTTGCTGAGGCACGGTACCAAGAAGAATATATCCAGAGCACATTGCAGATTCGAAGTACTTATGAACAGCTGGAGCATACAAAATCGGAGTCATGTAAGCGACAAGCTGAATTATGCGAGGAACTGAAAATAGCTAAAGCTGACATGGAAGAGCTTAGGACGAGCCTGATGGAGAAGGAAACGAGGTTGCAGGGTGTGTCGGAGGAGAATGAGGGGCTCAAGTCAAAGATGAAGCTGAGCCAGCCTAGTGAAAGAGAATCTGAACTCGTGGGGCAGCTCAGAAAATTGGAAGTTAATGTAGCTGAGTTGAAGGAAACATTAATGGATAGAGAGACCGAACTGCAGAATATAACCGAGGAGAACAGCTCGCTCAAAATGGAGATAGAGAGGCGGGAATCAGAGAAGAACAAGATTACTGATGAGGCTGTTGCTTCGGCAGAAGCAGCAAGAGCTGCAGAGCGAGAGGCACTGATGAAACTCGGTTCCATAACAGAAGAAGCGGATAAAAGCAACCATAGAGCAGCTCGGGTAACCCAGCAATTAGATGCTGCACAGACTGCAAATTCTGAGTTAGAGGCCGAGTTAAGGAGACTGAAAGTGCAGTCGGATCAGTGGAGAAAGGCTGCCGAAGCAGCTGCCACCATACTATCTGCTGGAAACAATGGAAAGGTTGTGGAGAGAACCGGTTCACTTGATAATAATTTCAATTCTATCACTGGCAAGATGACTTCTCCTTATTCAGAAGACACAGATGATGACTCGCCCAAGAAGAAAAACACAAACATGTTGAAGAAGATTGGAGTTTTGTGGAAGAAGAATCATTGA
- the LOC107626506 gene encoding 40S ribosomal protein S23 codes for MGKTRGMGAARKLKSHRRRQRWADKSYKKSHLGNEWKKPFAGSSHAKGIVLEKIGIEAKQPNSAIRKCARVQLIKNGKKIAAFVPNDGCLNYIEENDEVLIAGFGRKGHAVGDIPGVRFKVVKVSGVSLLALFKEKKEKPRS; via the exons ATGGG GAAGACACGCGGAATGGGAGCTGCCCGCAAGTTGAAGTCCCACCGCAGGAGGCAAAGGTGGGCAGATAAGTCCTACAAGAAATCCCATCTCGGCAATGAATGGAAGAAACCCTTTGCTGGTTCATCCCATGCCAAGGGAATTGTCCTTGAGAAGAT TGGTATTGAAGCTAAGCAGCCCAACTCTGCCATTCGTAAGTGTGCCAGAGTGCAGCTCATCAAGAATGGCAAGAAGATTGCTGCATTTGTCCCAAATGATGGTTGCTTGAACTACATAGAAGAGAAT GATGAAGTCTTGATTGCCGGATTCGGACGAAAGGGTCATGCTGTGGGAGATATTCCTGGAGTCAGGTTTAAGGTGGTGAAGGTCTCTGGTGTTTCTCTTTTGGCTCTCTtcaaggagaagaaggagaagccaAGGTCTTAA
- the LOC107626505 gene encoding lipid phosphate phosphatase gamma, chloroplastic codes for MTNAAAPLKAITLTHVRYQRGDPLGHFLAWVSLVPVFISLAGFLSHFLFRREIHGLTFALGLIISQVVNEFIKTSVQQSRPDTCHLLEVCDSHGWPSSHCQYMFFFATYLTLLSSRGLAFWDRSSNLFVHSLTWGLALLTICSRVYLGYHTLAQTFAGTALGVFLGAAWFWIVTNLLSPYFPLIEESSFGRNFYLKDTSHIRNVLKFEYDTCRAERARITNSDHKSR; via the coding sequence ATGACAAACGCCGCCGCGCCGTTGAAGGCCATTACCCTCACGCACGTGCGATACCAGAGAGGGGACCCGCTGGGCCACTTCCTCGCATGGGTCTCCCTCGTCCCAGTCTTCATCTCGCTCGCCGGATTCCTCTCCCACTTCCTGTTCCGCCGAGAGATCCACGGCCTCACCTTCGCCCTGGGCCTCATCATCTCCCAGGTCGTCAACGAGTTCATCAAGACCTCCGTCCAGCAATCACGCCCCGACACCTGTCACCTCCTCGAGGTCTGCGACTCCCACGGCTGGCCCTCCTCCCACTGCCAGTACATGTTCTTCTTCGCCACCTACCTCACCCTCTTGTCCTCCAGGGGCTTGGCCTTCTGGGATCGCTCTTCCAACCTCTTCGTCCATTCCCTCACCTGGGGACTCGCTCTCCTCACCATCTGCTCCCGTGTCTATTTGGGCTACCACACCCTCGCCCAGACCTTTGCCGGCACCGCCCTCGGTGTCTTTCTCGGTGCCGCCTGGTTCTGGATTGTCACCAATCTCTTGAGTCCTTATTTTCCCCTCATTGAAGAGAGCTCCTTTGGAAGGAACTTCTATCTCAAGGACACCAGTCATATTAGGAATGTCTTGAAGTTTGAGTACGATACTTGCAGAGCTGAGAGAGCCAGGATCACAAATTCTGACCACAAGTCTCGCTGA